The Lutra lutra chromosome 15, mLutLut1.2, whole genome shotgun sequence genome includes a region encoding these proteins:
- the S100A12 gene encoding protein S100-A12 codes for MTKLEDHMEGIINVFHQYSVRRKHPDKLSKVEMKQLIIRELPNALKNTKDQATIDQTFQELDTDKDGEVSFPEFVSLLARVLITAHEDIHKE; via the exons ATGACTAAGCTGGAGGACCACATGGAGGGGATCATCAATGTGTTCCACCAGTATTCAGTCCGGAGGAAGCACCCTGACAAGCTTTCCAAGGTTGAGATGAAGCAGCTGATCATAAGAGAACTTCCAAATGCCCTCAAG AACACCAAAGATCAAGCTACCATCGACCAGACATTCCAAGAGCTGGACACTGATAAAGATGGAGAGGTCAGCTTCCCTGAATTCGTATCCCTCCTGGCCCGTGTGCTCATTACTGCCCACGAGGATATCCACAAGGAATAG